The window ttcttgttctgagaaattaaggctattccatgcaagaaattgccaagaaactgatgaTCTACTACTTCCTTCACAGAAttgtgcaaactgtctctaatcTGAATAGAAAGATGAGTGGGAGGCTCCGgggcacaactgagcaagaggacaaatacatgagtctagtttgagaaacagacacctcacaggtcctcaactggcagcttcattaaatagtacccgcaaaacatcagccaaagtcaacagtgaagagttGATTAtcggatgctggccttctaggcagagttgcaaagaaaaagccatatctcccACTGAAAAGATCAAAGAACATTCGTCAGACtcagacaaaatgaaaagatgccggaggagtgcttgacaccatctgtcaagcacgGTGGAGGCGatttgatggtctgggggtgctttggtggtggtaaagtgggagatatgtacagggtaaaagggatcttgaagaaggctatcactccattgtGTACAaacatgccataccctgtggatggcacttgattggagccaatttccccctacaacaggacaatgacccaaagcacagctccaaattatgcaagaagtatttagggaagaatcagtaagctggtattctgtctataatggagtggccagcaacagtcaccagatctcaatcctattgagctgttgtgggagcagctggACCATATGGTAcataagtgcccatcaagccaatccaacccAACTTGCGGGAGGTGATAAAGGAAGCATGGGGTAAACTCTCTTCAGATTTCCTCAAAAAATTGacagctagaatgccaaaggtccgcaaggctgtaattgctgcaaatggaggattctgcAAATGGAGCAAAGTTTGATGGACACTATTTAAactaaaaatcattatttccaaccttgtcaattactatatttcctattaattttgctttattttctattcaaacttAATGTAtgctttcatggaaaacaaggacatttctgagtgACTCCAATTTTGAACAGTAGTTTGTAGATGTAATATTTACATACCTCCCCCACCCTTTTCACCCCTCTCTTTCCCAATTGTCATATCATGGGGCTTTGCAGTCACTTGTCACCTAGCGGCAGTCATGGCTCAAACCTAGACTGTGCTGGTCAGCTTGGTGCAATGACAAAACACCTCAGACTGCTGTGGCACATGGGAGGCCTCTTTTACATAGTCCACCTGTCGTCACGTGGTATAACATTTTTCATCCTGTGTTGTTTCAAGATTGACAGCATCGAGCTTCCCATGGACACCAAAACCAACGAGCGACGCGGGTTCTGCTTCGTGACATACTGTGAGGAGACTCCTGTCCAGAAGCTATTGGAGTGTAGATACCACCAAGTCGGAAGCGGAAAGGTAGCTGGATTACACTTATTTACAGTGACCATTTGAACTGTTACAAATCTTGTGCTGATATGCAAAATAATTCATAATATTCCTGTGCTATTTAACCAAGTTCAGACCACTTACTTTAAACCACGAATAATAACATGCAACTTTATTTGAAGAAAGTGTCAGTGCTGTATTCTGGCCTGCAGAAGTGTTCTGGTTCATGGATTGTTTTCTCTGCAGTGTGAAATCAAAGTGGCCCAGCCCAAAGAAGTGTATAGACAGCagcaacaacacagaggagagagagggggctacggaggtgggaggggaggaggaaacAGGGGCCGGGGACGAGGAGGTATGTAAAGATACATTAACTCCATGACACTGAAGAATATATATCAGAACATTTTTTAcggtcaatacattttattcttcCACAAGGGAATTTTTTGTTTGGCATTTGACACAAGGGACAGTAACAGTACTGAAGCAATAAAGGACTTCACAGTAGAAAATCAAAATGCCTTTGAAAACAACGATACAGACTTGTGACATTGAACTTCTCTGTTGTCTCCATCTAGGTCAGAGTAGCTACAACCAGGGTTACAACGGCTACTACAGCCAGAACTATGGTAGCTACGGAAACGGATACAGCCAGGGCTACAATGGCTACACAGGCTATGACTACTCTGGCTACAACTATAATAGTTATGGTTATGGACAGGGATACGACGACTACAATGGTAAGCTACACTATTGATGCCGACTATCGAAACAAGCAGTGCCTTTCAGCCCCGAACAACAACTCATGTACTTCTAGCtaagacattgacaggtggaAAATTACTCTCCTTGTATGTACTcaatagctctggaaaaataaaacatgtctgGAATGCTGCCTGCCTTGGGTCTCTTTGCTCTGGTTCATGGTTGTGAGAGGTGTCTATATCCAGGCAGTGCACTATTTTATAAGAGAACACTTGcaacaataaatgtaattaagCCATATAAGAGGACATTTGTATTGCACACACACTTCTTAACAGTACTTGTTTTCACTTTCCTGGGTATGTAAGGTAAAATGGCTAAGATGTGCTCTCTTAGGTACATGCGTCTTGACCACATGGTTGTTAGTTTCTGCACGGACACTCATTCCCTTTGAAAGTCTGAGCCAAAATAACACAATTGGATACAACAACACTGCAGGCTACTTGCTTCCTGACAGGGAGATGTCTGAATGCAACTTCACCTAAACAAGGAACATGAACTTTAAAAGCCTCCCATGCACCTCAACTTCCATTTCAACCGTATATTTGACTGACAACACCCTGATAGATTTCCTTCTGCAACTTTGTTTTGTGAAGAAATCCTGTCACACTCAAACTTCCTGACCTCTAACCTTTAACCCTTGACCTTCCGATAGGTCAGCAGAGCAGCTATGGGAAGGCCTCTCGAGAGGTCACAACCCACCAGAACAACTACCAGCCTTACTGAGCTGATCTGATCCAATCCAACAAGACCTGCATAGACTTCTGGTAAGACCACCGTCGCTTTAGCTTTGACCTAAAGAAAACCTTAAAGATCAATAGACAATAAACAATTACTCTAAAACATGTCAAGTGAGAAAGCAAGTGGTTACCATTACCATGCACACCCCCATTCTGACAGATAAAACTAAAGTCGTGTCTATAGATCTTTAATTGCAAGAATGCTTGTGTAGAGGTTTGTCTTTTATTAAGCTCTCCAGAAAAAACATAGGTGTTTTTCTGTAGATTCTCCTTTTTTCCCTTGCTTTTTAACAGGTGTTCATAAGGAAATAACATAAAGACACTTGATAGCATTGTTAACAGGTAAAGTACTGCTAAGGGTACAGAGTAAGGACCTGTCCTTAGATTTCCTTTCCCTTTCCTAACTCTGATGTTGTACCTTGTTTGTACCTGCCAGCGAGGACTTCATTGCAGGCCGTGTGTCGCCTGACCACGACAATCTCTGGGCGTCGCACATAGCGGGCAGAGAGCACGGCATGCACAAGAAAACGCTGTCCTGTGGTATGGTCTCTTCACACTTCCTGTAACCAGCgataaacaaaaagaaacataagagaaaagggaaaaatgaatctttttttcagttttaaagTGATTGCTTTAATGATTTGTCTGAAATTGATTTTTTACAGGATATTAATTGAAACAGtgtaaaaatgtactttaacttgtatttgtgtattCTCTTTTAATTTGAGTGGTCTTGTGTTTCAGTTCTGGAGCATCAgtggttttttgtttttgtaatgaaCCCTTTTCTTAAATTGCTTAAACTCATAATGCTTGCTTTTTCTTTATAGCCCTTAGAGAACTTCACTTGATAAACAcccaaaactttttttaaacttagGTGTTAAAGATCATATGTAAACCAGCTTTATGATGCCATAAAAAGCTGACTACTCAAAATTGAATGAGCTATTTTGCGTATCTGGCTTGAAACTTCAACCAAAGTTGTTACATCATACCTTAGGTAGGGTCATGTTTGGGCCTGCTCCTTAATGGTGAAATTGACCCACCAATTCATCGGAGCTGAAGCTTTTGCTGGCCAGTGAGCTGTTACAGGAAAGGTTACAGAACCTTGGTGAAGCTGTGCGTTCTACATATGATCTTTAAAACGGAATACGGAGAGAAACAAACTTAATAGTTTAAAGTTGACAGCACAAGCAGAAGTTaaaacagtgaaacatggaggtgaaaaGTTCACTGTGCCCTACAGAGTTCCAGCTGTTAACAACCAGTGTGTTGTGTCCTTGTTTGCAGATGGGCTAGGCTGGCTGGAGAATGACCCTGTACCCAGGTGCCAGCTTTTGGGGATGATTCCTATCCTGTCCACCGATCGGCTCATGTTTTAAACACCAGACCCTTATTTTGCTTCCCACATCTTAGCTGAAGCTGACATGATGACATGCAGCTTGTCTGACTTTGTAAATACAGAGGTTGCTGTTTTTTGTTTCCTGTTCTTCCCACCCTTTTCTCTTTGTTGTGTACTCTGCTGAGATTGTAGGTCTAGGTTTCATCCTGATTTAATGTGTTCTTATGACCTTGATTTTCACCTTGTCCTGTGATTTTAAACTTGgaattttctttaaattttttggATAATGGTATTATTAAAAGTGGGTACAAAACTGACATAAGCTTGACTTTGTCTTTTATATTCTGTTCTGCATTTCATAAGTCCATAACTTTGGCTGTATTTTCTGACTTGAACAATAAATCTTGTACCAAGTGTTTATCGCGACGTGAGAATAAATACTACCACACGTCTGTATATGAAAGGAGTCAAATTTAGTC is drawn from Esox lucius isolate fEsoLuc1 chromosome 14, fEsoLuc1.pri, whole genome shotgun sequence and contains these coding sequences:
- the hnrnpdl gene encoding heterogeneous nuclear ribonucleoprotein D-like, which produces METEGQVDFSTDEFPEGSKINASKNQQDDGKMFIGGLSWDTSKTDLTDYLSKFGEVLDCTIKTDLMTGRSRGFGFVLFKDAESVDRVLELKEHKLDGKLIDPKRAKAMKGKEPPKKVFVGGLSPDTPEEEIREYFGAFGDIDSIELPMDTKTNERRGFCFVTYCEETPVQKLLECRYHQVGSGKCEIKVAQPKEVYRQQQQHRGERGGYGGGRGGGNRGRGRGGQSSYNQGYNGYYSQNYGSYGNGYSQGYNGYTGYDYSGYNYNSYGYGQGYDDYNGQQSSYGKASREVTTHQNNYQPY